A part of Bacillus thuringiensis genomic DNA contains:
- a CDS encoding rhodanese-related sulfurtransferase — translation MATTKPYRVLLYYMYTTIENPEEFAAEHLEFCNSLELKGRILVAKEGINGTCSGTVEQTEKYMEAMNNDPRFDGIVFKIDEEEGHAFKKMHVRPRPELVTLRLEDDINPHEVTGKYLEPKDFYEAMKQEDTVIIDARNDYEFDLGHFKGAIKPDIESFRELPDWIRENKETLEGKKILTYCTGGIRCEKFSGWLVREGYEDVSQLHGGIVTYGKDPEVQGELWDGQCYVFDERIAVPVNQKEHVIVGKDHFTGEPCERYVNCSNPECNKKILCSEENEAKHLRACSHECRVSPRNRYVIQHELTEEQVAAALEKIEAGK, via the coding sequence TTGGCAACTACAAAACCATATAGAGTATTACTATATTACATGTACACAACAATTGAAAACCCAGAAGAATTCGCTGCAGAGCATTTAGAATTTTGTAATTCACTTGAGTTAAAAGGAAGAATCCTTGTAGCTAAAGAAGGTATTAATGGAACTTGTTCTGGTACTGTAGAACAAACAGAGAAATACATGGAAGCAATGAACAACGATCCACGATTTGACGGTATCGTATTTAAAATAGATGAAGAAGAAGGACACGCATTCAAGAAAATGCACGTACGTCCTCGTCCAGAGTTAGTTACACTTCGTCTAGAAGATGACATCAACCCACACGAAGTAACTGGGAAGTATTTAGAGCCAAAAGATTTTTATGAAGCAATGAAACAAGAAGACACAGTTATCATTGATGCAAGAAATGATTATGAGTTTGATTTAGGTCACTTTAAAGGTGCGATTAAACCAGATATTGAATCATTCCGTGAATTACCAGACTGGATTAGAGAAAATAAAGAAACACTTGAAGGCAAAAAGATTTTAACGTACTGTACAGGCGGAATTCGCTGTGAGAAATTCTCTGGTTGGTTAGTTCGAGAAGGCTATGAAGATGTAAGTCAGCTTCACGGCGGAATTGTAACGTACGGAAAAGATCCAGAAGTACAAGGTGAGCTATGGGATGGACAATGTTACGTGTTTGATGAGCGTATCGCTGTACCAGTAAACCAAAAAGAACATGTTATTGTTGGTAAAGACCACTTTACTGGTGAACCTTGTGAGCGCTATGTAAACTGTTCAAATCCAGAATGTAACAAGAAAATTTTATGTTCTGAAGAAAACGAAGCGAAACACTTACGCGCATGTTCTCATGAATGTCGTGTAAGCCCACGTAACCGCTACGTAATACAACATGAATTAACGGAAGAGCAAGTAGCTGCTGCATTAGAGAAAATCGAAGCAGGGAAGTAA
- the panE gene encoding 2-dehydropantoate 2-reductase, whose protein sequence is MRILVLGAGGVGGFFGGRLVEKGEDVTFLVRSKRKQQLEETGLVIRSVNGDFSFEPKLITKEDRTSPFDVILFSTKAYHLNEAIQDLKPFVGENTAIIPLLNGIAHVSLLQKEFGVEKVIGGLCFIETTLNDQGEIVQTSAANRLLFGEMNPQDSERIKHIAKAFAGTKSSFVLSENITQDMWHKYLFITVMSGVTTLMRAPIGPIRESEGGRDFIQNLFEECVQIMKYIGAPVKEDIAQEHMKTIDKISYDMKSSMQRDMEKGSSIEGKHLQGYLLDAAEQFSIEAPLLGAVYQNLKVYEERTFNKSAIELDV, encoded by the coding sequence ATGCGTATTTTAGTATTAGGAGCGGGTGGCGTCGGAGGATTTTTTGGTGGCCGATTAGTCGAAAAAGGGGAAGATGTTACGTTTCTTGTTCGTAGTAAAAGAAAACAGCAATTAGAGGAAACGGGACTTGTTATTCGTAGTGTTAACGGGGATTTTTCCTTTGAACCGAAATTAATAACGAAAGAAGATAGAACTTCTCCGTTTGATGTTATTCTATTTTCAACAAAAGCGTATCACTTAAACGAGGCAATTCAAGATTTGAAGCCGTTTGTAGGTGAAAATACTGCCATAATTCCATTGCTAAATGGTATTGCTCATGTATCACTATTACAAAAAGAATTTGGCGTGGAGAAAGTGATTGGCGGTTTATGCTTTATCGAGACGACGTTAAACGATCAAGGAGAAATTGTACAAACTAGCGCTGCCAACAGACTTCTGTTTGGAGAAATGAATCCTCAAGATTCAGAGAGAATAAAGCATATTGCTAAAGCATTTGCAGGTACGAAATCTAGTTTTGTTTTAAGTGAAAATATTACACAAGATATGTGGCATAAATATTTATTTATTACTGTAATGTCAGGTGTGACAACATTAATGCGTGCACCAATAGGACCGATTCGCGAAAGTGAAGGTGGACGTGATTTTATCCAAAACTTATTTGAAGAATGTGTGCAAATTATGAAATATATAGGGGCACCAGTTAAGGAAGATATTGCCCAGGAACATATGAAAACAATTGATAAAATTTCGTATGATATGAAGTCATCGATGCAGCGGGATATGGAAAAAGGTTCGTCTATTGAAGGGAAGCACTTACAAGGATATTTACTAGATGCAGCAGAACAATTTTCTATAGAAGCGCCGTTATTGGGTGCGGTATATCAAAATTTAAAGGTGTATGAAGAAAGGACCTTTAACAAATCAGCAATAGAATTGGATGTATGA
- a CDS encoding APC family permease, producing the protein MVSSIKRFLIGRPLKSTELGEQKLNKTKALAILSSDALSSVAYGPEQILIALAGLGAIAYWYSIPIAVGVLVLLTALILSYRQIIFAYPHGGGAYVVSKENLGMNPGLIAGGSLLVDYILTVAVSVSAGTDALTSAFPSLHAHSVIIAVVFVILITILNLRGVTESASVLAYPVYLFVLALFILIGVGIYNILTGHVSQALHTPIGTPVAGISLFLLLRAFASGSSALTGVEAISNAIPNFKDPAPNNAAKTLLAMGALLAVLFSGIVFLAYYYGINPSKEVTVVSQIAEQTFGRNFMYYFIQGTTALILILAANTGYSAFPLLAVNLAKDKFIPRMFTIRGDRLGYSNGIIILGIASIILIVAFQGQTEHLIPLYAVGVFIPFTLSQSGMVLKWLREKPEGWALRLTVNLIGAVISFIVMSMFFLTKFAQVWSILIFLPAIIFLFHRIKKHYDAVGDQLSLKTCEPLVPIEGNVIVVPVAGMTHVVENSLNYAKALSADQVIAVYVAFDREEEKKFEEKWKKWQPEVRLVTLHSHYRSIIQPLTKFIDTVQYKASESNYRVTVVIPQFIPKKGWHNILHNQSSLLIRAYLLYKRNVVITTVPYHLKK; encoded by the coding sequence GTGGTTTCATCAATCAAAAGATTTTTAATTGGAAGGCCGTTAAAATCAACTGAGTTAGGAGAGCAAAAGCTTAATAAAACGAAGGCGCTAGCCATTTTATCTTCTGACGCATTGTCATCGGTCGCATACGGACCAGAGCAAATATTAATCGCATTAGCAGGTCTTGGAGCAATAGCTTATTGGTATTCCATTCCGATAGCTGTTGGGGTATTAGTGTTATTAACTGCTCTTATTTTATCTTATCGCCAAATTATTTTCGCTTACCCGCATGGCGGAGGAGCGTATGTTGTATCAAAAGAAAATTTAGGGATGAATCCAGGGTTAATAGCTGGAGGATCTTTATTAGTCGATTATATTTTAACTGTTGCAGTAAGTGTGTCTGCAGGTACAGATGCGCTCACGTCTGCTTTTCCTAGCTTACATGCACATAGTGTAATTATTGCAGTTGTATTTGTTATATTAATTACGATATTAAATTTAAGAGGGGTAACGGAATCAGCTTCCGTTTTAGCATATCCTGTTTATTTATTTGTTCTAGCACTATTTATATTAATTGGGGTAGGGATATACAATATTTTAACTGGTCACGTGTCGCAGGCCTTACACACGCCGATTGGAACGCCAGTTGCAGGCATTAGTTTGTTTTTACTGTTACGAGCATTTGCTTCAGGAAGCTCTGCCTTAACAGGTGTTGAGGCGATCTCTAACGCAATTCCGAACTTTAAGGATCCTGCACCTAACAATGCAGCGAAAACATTGCTTGCAATGGGGGCATTACTTGCAGTTTTATTTTCAGGAATTGTCTTTTTAGCTTATTATTATGGAATTAATCCAAGTAAAGAAGTAACAGTTGTTTCACAAATTGCTGAACAAACATTTGGACGTAATTTCATGTACTATTTCATACAAGGTACAACAGCTTTAATATTAATTCTTGCTGCTAATACAGGGTATTCTGCATTTCCGCTATTAGCAGTTAACCTTGCGAAAGATAAGTTTATTCCGAGAATGTTTACGATTAGAGGAGACCGCCTAGGCTACTCAAACGGTATTATTATACTTGGAATCGCTTCGATTATTTTAATTGTAGCTTTCCAAGGGCAAACAGAACATTTAATCCCGTTATATGCAGTAGGTGTATTTATTCCATTTACACTTTCTCAAAGTGGTATGGTATTAAAATGGCTTCGTGAAAAACCTGAAGGATGGGCTTTGAGATTAACGGTCAATTTAATTGGTGCAGTTATTAGTTTTATCGTAATGAGCATGTTCTTTTTAACTAAGTTTGCACAAGTTTGGTCGATCCTTATTTTCTTACCTGCCATCATCTTCTTGTTCCATAGAATTAAGAAGCATTACGATGCAGTGGGTGATCAATTAAGTTTAAAAACTTGTGAACCACTTGTTCCAATTGAGGGAAATGTAATTGTCGTTCCTGTAGCGGGTATGACTCATGTGGTGGAAAATTCATTGAACTATGCGAAGGCTCTTTCTGCAGATCAAGTTATCGCTGTATATGTTGCTTTTGACAGAGAAGAAGAAAAGAAATTTGAAGAGAAGTGGAAGAAGTGGCAACCTGAAGTAAGACTTGTTACCTTACATTCTCATTATAGAAGTATTATTCAACCGCTAACAAAGTTTATTGATACAGTGCAATATAAAGCGAGTGAATCAAATTACCGAGTTACGGTCGTTATACCACAGTTCATACCGAAAAAAGGTTGGCATAACATTCTTCATAATCAATCTAGTTTACTCATACGTGCGTATTTACTCTATAAAAGAAATGTTGTTATTACGACAGTTCCATATCATTTGAAAAAATAA